A region of the Pricia mediterranea genome:
TCCCGGCATCCACCAGTTTGAATCCCGTTTCGCCCTTTTTCCATTTCTCGAATTCCCCTTCGTTGTTGCGCCAGTCGATCCGGTCGTATTTTTTTCGAAAAGCCTCATCTACCGTGCGGGGAAAATGCCAAAGGATTTGCATAAAGAACTCCCGCCATATCAGTTCGCTCCAAAACACCTCATTTTTTTCCGCGATCGCTTTTTTCATCATTTTCCGGACGGATACCGTTCCAAACCGTAAATGCGGACCCAAACGGGAGGTCCCGTTTTCCTTTGCCGGAAAATTACGGGTCTTTTCGTAGTTTTGGATCAGGGTCGGTGTAACATCATAATCGGGAACTTTCAGGGAAGAAGTTTCGAACCCCATGTCCGACAGGCTTAAGTTTGGCAAACGGGAATGATCGATGAGGTTATCCCTATACTGGCTTGTATAGTGGATTTTTAAATGCTCATCGGAGTCAAAATGGGATTTCCACTTGTTCTTAAATGGGGTATATACCACATAAGGGTCGCCATCGTCTTTGACTATTTCATCCTTTTCAAAAATAACCTGATCTTTAAAGGTCCGGAATTCAATATTTTTTTCCCTTAAAAGCTTTTCTATTTTTTCGTCTCGCTCCCTGGCATAGGGTTCGTAATCATGGTTCGTATAAACGCTTGCGATATCGTGTTCCTTACACAGGTCATTAAACACCGATGCCGGCTTCCCATAATAGAGCGCAATCGAACTCCCGTTCTCTTCCTGTGCCTGACTCCGAATTTTCTGAAGGGTTTCGTGTATGAAGGTCACCCGTGCGTCATCTTTTGGAAGTTTGTCCAGAATTTCAGTATCGAATATAAAAATTGGCAACACCGGGAAATCGCCCTGAAGAGCAGCCAGAAAACCTACGTTATCATCTAAACGTAAATCTCTTCGAAACCAGAATACAGTTACTTTTTTGCTCATCTTAACTAAGATTCAGGGTTGACATACCCCCATCGACACCAATTACCTGCCCGGTCATCCAGCTGCTATTATCGCTGAGCAGGAATTGGGCGATATCGGCGATATCTTCAGGCCGGCCAACGCGTTTTAAAGGGTGTCTATCCGCCATTTTCTTTTTCTTCTTGTCGTTGTTCAGCAATCGTTCCGCCAAAGGCGTGTCCACTAGCGAGGGTGCAATGACATTAACCCTTAGTTTAGGGGCATATTCGGCAGCCAATGATTTGGCAAAGCCTTCTATGGCACCTTTGGCGGCAGCGATACTTGTGTGAAAAGGCATGCCCGTGCTTACGGCCACCGTGCTGAAAAACACCATACTGGCACCGTCCGCCATTTTCGGAACAATTTCCTTTACGGTCTTTACCAGACCGAAAAAATTGAGCTTCATGTCTTCCTCAAAGTTGTTCAAGCTCATCATCTTGAACGGTTTAAGATCGATATTACCGGGACAATATACAAAACCGTGTAGTTTTTCCGGTAATACGGAGCTGTCGAATTCATCGGATGTTACGTCATAGGAAATGTATTCGACATCGAGATCGTTCAGGGCATCTTTTGTTCGCGACGCGATATAAACGGAATGATCTTTTTGAAGCTGTTCGGCCAACGAAAAGCCGATACCGTGCGATCCACCAATTAACAGTATGTTCTTTTTCATAAGAAAATGGTTTATAGGTTATGAGTTTATAGAATAATGATGTTATAAAAAAATGCTTAACTTCTTTCTGATTCGCCTTCGACCTGATGGTCACTGTTGTAACTGGCGTTGCTGCTGTCGTTAGGATCAGCGTAACTGCTTCAATGCCAATGCAACTGCCACTAAAAAGGCTACAGTCCATTTCACTGGGTTCGGCACTATATCGGCATTTGTCCCCGCTCAGCTCCGTTAGCAAGGCTCTTACACGGATGAAAAATGAAGTTCCTTAGCGCTCCCCTCCATACTACCGAAAAGCTCGATCAGTTTTCGCTCCCGATACGAGAAAATTTGTTTCAATTGCTTTTTTACGACAATAGGATGCGCTAGCTGGCCCAGTATCCCGAAAGGAATTTTGTAGTCTATGATATCCTCCATTTCTGTTCCACCCTTTATGGATTTCAAAAAATGCTTGTGGTGCCAGAGGGAGTAAGGACCAAAACGCTGCTCATCCACGAAATATTCCCCCTCCTTAACGTGGGTTATTTCCGTAACCCATTTGGTGGAATATCCAGGAAAAGGGGAAACCTTATACTGTATGATCTGACCGGCGAACATAGGTCGATCGCCCCCGGAGAGCATATTGAATCCCATATGGTCAGGGGTAATCGTCTTTAGATTCTTAGGGTCGGATAGAAAGTCCCATGCCTCTTCTCTTGAAATCGGAAGGGATTGTTTGGAATGCAAACGATATAACTTCATAATCGAGTTTACACAAATATAAAATCATTTTGTTTAATAAAGAACCGTATTGCTTAAACAATTGCATAATATTAAACGATTGTAACCCCTAATATCCTGTTTGCCTTGGCAATCCGGTTCTGACGCACATTGGAAAAAGGACTAGGTAAAAGGTTCATGTTCAAGGTTTGCAGGTTTCAAAATTTTCTATCTTTAGGTTTTTGTTAACATTTGGATTGACTCATTATAGTAGATTTGCGTAAACTAAAAAAAGAACAAATGAAAAAATTACTTGTATTGACATTGTTTTTTGTGACTTCCCTAGCCGTGGAGGCACAAATCGAGACCCCGGCTCCTAGTCCTTATTCAAAAGTGGAACAAACGGTGGGCCTCACCGATGTAACCTTGGAATACTCGCGCCCTTCGATGCGGGGCCGCACTATAATGGGAAATCTGGTGCCCTACGACAAGCTATGGCGCACAGGGGCCAACGATAGGACCAAAATTAGCTTTAGCGATGATGTTACCGTAAACGGACAACCATTGAAAGCAGGATCGTATTCCATCTTCACAAAGCCTGGAAGACAGGCGTGGGAGGTTTTTTTCTATACCGAAACGGACGGGGGCGTTCCGCAAGAATTGGAGGATGACAAAATTGCTGCAAAGACCAGCGTTCAGGTGAACGCTTTACCCATGGATATCGAAACATTTACCATGGGTTTCGACGAGCTTAAAACCGGAAGTGCCAATCTGGGTATGCGCTGGGAAAACGTGTATGTGGGTGTTCCCATCGAA
Encoded here:
- a CDS encoding cryptochrome/photolyase family protein, producing MSKKVTVFWFRRDLRLDDNVGFLAALQGDFPVLPIFIFDTEILDKLPKDDARVTFIHETLQKIRSQAQEENGSSIALYYGKPASVFNDLCKEHDIASVYTNHDYEPYARERDEKIEKLLREKNIEFRTFKDQVIFEKDEIVKDDGDPYVVYTPFKNKWKSHFDSDEHLKIHYTSQYRDNLIDHSRLPNLSLSDMGFETSSLKVPDYDVTPTLIQNYEKTRNFPAKENGTSRLGPHLRFGTVSVRKMMKKAIAEKNEVFWSELIWREFFMQILWHFPRTVDEAFRKKYDRIDWRNNEGEFEKWKKGETGFKLVDAGMRQLNESGYMHNRVRMLVASFLCKHLLIDWRWGEAYFAEKLLDYEMSSNVGNWQWAAGSGVDAAPYFRIFNPMTQVDKFDKDKKYISEWVPEHDRESYPEKMVDHKEARERCLEVYKAALN
- a CDS encoding SDR family NAD(P)-dependent oxidoreductase; this encodes MKKNILLIGGSHGIGFSLAEQLQKDHSVYIASRTKDALNDLDVEYISYDVTSDEFDSSVLPEKLHGFVYCPGNIDLKPFKMMSLNNFEEDMKLNFFGLVKTVKEIVPKMADGASMVFFSTVAVSTGMPFHTSIAAAKGAIEGFAKSLAAEYAPKLRVNVIAPSLVDTPLAERLLNNDKKKKKMADRHPLKRVGRPEDIADIAQFLLSDNSSWMTGQVIGVDGGMSTLNLS
- a CDS encoding DUF2911 domain-containing protein; protein product: MKKLLVLTLFFVTSLAVEAQIETPAPSPYSKVEQTVGLTDVTLEYSRPSMRGRTIMGNLVPYDKLWRTGANDRTKISFSDDVTVNGQPLKAGSYSIFTKPGRQAWEVFFYTETDGGVPQELEDDKIAAKTSVQVNALPMDIETFTMGFDELKTGSANLGMRWENVYVGVPIEFSTDDQVMKNIEDAMSGSPKAGDYYAAAVYYFSEGKDISKAQEWMDKAMEMTEEPAFWQLRQQSLIQAEAGDKKAAIETAKKSLAKAEEAGNDDYIKMNNDSLKEWGAQ
- a CDS encoding SRPBCC family protein, which encodes MKLYRLHSKQSLPISREEAWDFLSDPKNLKTITPDHMGFNMLSGGDRPMFAGQIIQYKVSPFPGYSTKWVTEITHVKEGEYFVDEQRFGPYSLWHHKHFLKSIKGGTEMEDIIDYKIPFGILGQLAHPIVVKKQLKQIFSYRERKLIELFGSMEGSAKELHFSSV